The stretch of DNA CACGCGTGCCCTGCAATTTCTGCAACGCGCCCGTTTTCGTGACTTTCAGGGTTAGTATATCGGATACCGCAACGCGCCTTCGCTCTTCCATTCACACGCCATAGACTTACCATTCTGTGTGGGATTTATGTCGGACTTACCTATTCTAGTAAACCTGACACTCCATAGGCGATGAGTATCAATTTATAGATAGTATCGGCTCCGTTGTGTGGGCACTTCCGAGAGATGACGGCGGTGTCTGTGGTGGTATTCTCATACTACCAGTATACTCCGATTCTGCCATGTTATTTAATCTCTGCACATTTTTTGTGTAAATAATATCTGTTTCTAACTATTCTCCGTCAATTCGTGCGAAAGTAGCCCAGAACATATTCAAAAACTGCAACGTTGGATTAACCTTATCTTAAGAGAGCACATACTATTGTTTGGTTAAAGGTAACCAGCATGGTGGGCGTGGGGGCCCAAGGGGAATACAATGGGGGAACGGCCAGTGTATCTGTGCCATCAGTGTCTCTTGGTAACTCGTACGTGCATTTTGTGCTCAACGGTGATATACATGAGTTCACTACAATCCGTCGCGCAAGACGCAAACGTGGGGGGAGACGTTGCTATTAGAGCAGAGCCGCTTGAAAAGGACGTCATCTTCGAAATTTTGAAGAACCGCCGTCGCCGCGATGCGCTCCGCTATCTCGAAGAGAACGGGGGAACGGCCCGTCTCGACGAGCTCGCAGAGTACATCGCAGCGAAAGAAAACAACATCACGGTCATGGAGCTGTCCTCCGACCAGCGAAAGCGGGTGTACATCGGGCTTTACCAATGCCACCTGCCAAAGATGGACGGCGCAGGCGTCATCGCGTTCAACAAGAACCGCGGGACGATTCAGCTCCTCGATGCTGCTGGTCAGCTCGACCCGTACCTGACGGAGACGCAGCCAGAAGCCGCATCGTCGCTCGGCAAGTACGTGATGGCCGTCGCCATCACCATCGGGCTCGGCGTCGCCGCGGCCCTCGCCGGACTTTCGCCGTTCACGGCGATTCCCGGCCTCTGGTGGGCCGCGCTCAGCACGGCCACGCTCGTCGCCGTCACCGGCGTGCAACTCTACCAGCAGTACCTCCCGGACGGTCGCCTGTTCGAGCTGCTCTCGGCCCTTCGCGCCCAGCAGATCCAGCCTGCCGACTGAATTCGGTCCGTACCGCACCTGAAACGGCCGCTGACCGGCCCATTTTTTGTGAGCGAACATACATATCCGATGACATCCTTTTAGTAACGTGAATATGGGGCATATGGGGGGCAATGGAGACGGAGGAACGACGAGCAAACGCGTCCTCGACCTACTTGGCGATGCGGTTGCGCGCGAAATTTTACAGGCGGGCGTCGATGGGCCAGTGACGATAGACGACCTCACGGCGCGCACGTCGGTGTCCCAATCGACGATCTATCGGCGTCTCTCTGCGCTCATAGAAAGCGGCCTCATGCGCGAAGAACACGGCGTGACGAGCACACCGAGTAAACGTGCGTACACCACGACAACCGAGCACATCGGCATCGACCTTGCCGAAGACGATTTCCGCGTGCACCTTGACCCGGCGATGCCGTACACGAACGCCCCGCGTGAAATCGACATCGAGCCGCTGCGCGTCGACCTCGATACGCGAACGGTGACCATTGAACTCTCGCCCGACGATGCGCTGTTCGAACAG from Haladaptatus sp. ZSTT2 encodes:
- a CDS encoding winged helix-turn-helix domain-containing protein; this encodes MGHMGGNGDGGTTSKRVLDLLGDAVAREILQAGVDGPVTIDDLTARTSVSQSTIYRRLSALIESGLMREEHGVTSTPSKRAYTTTTEHIGIDLAEDDFRVHLDPAMPYTNAPREIDIEPLRVDLDTRTVTIELSPDDALFEQFERLWELQQESK
- a CDS encoding DUF7344 domain-containing protein, with protein sequence MSSLQSVAQDANVGGDVAIRAEPLEKDVIFEILKNRRRRDALRYLEENGGTARLDELAEYIAAKENNITVMELSSDQRKRVYIGLYQCHLPKMDGAGVIAFNKNRGTIQLLDAAGQLDPYLTETQPEAASSLGKYVMAVAITIGLGVAAALAGLSPFTAIPGLWWAALSTATLVAVTGVQLYQQYLPDGRLFELLSALRAQQIQPAD